Proteins from one Syngnathoides biaculeatus isolate LvHL_M chromosome 8, ASM1980259v1, whole genome shotgun sequence genomic window:
- the zbtb44 gene encoding zinc finger and BTB domain-containing protein 44 isoform X1 — protein MGVKTFTHCSTSHSQEMLEKLNTLRNQGHLCDVTIRVQDKHFLAHKVVLACCSEFFRSKLVGRPEEEDKFVLDLHHVTVSGFAPLLEYAYTSTLSISTENIIDVLAAASYMQMFTVASTCSEFMKSSILWSPNNNSNDTLAESKPHDSAPENASSNCALTPLGDSVSPVSSDCSVMERNVPVCRESRRKRKSFVAMASPESPLKCTSQMVNTSPQVSNPSPSFTDSTAQPVESSLAFPWTFPFGIDRRFHSDKSKLPQSSRCQEQAATVTSEVVVGRRLSDFLTCENSKAVSPPGPAEEEDVRVKVERLSDEEVQESSTHAASASQSSLNDQQTVPGSEQVQEDLLISPQSSSIGSLDEGVSEGLPSLQSTSNAGAHAEDDERLEGIQYPYHLYIGPSARPGTNAPDRPFQCPTCGVRFTRIQNLKQHMLIHSGIKPFQCDRCGKKFTRAYSLKMHRLKHEGKRCFRCQICSATFTSFGEYKHHMRVSRHIIRKPRIYECKTCGAMFTNSGNLIVHLRSLNHEASELTNYFQSSDFLVPDYLSQVHEEEEEEVLGVQYELEGSQHHPVYAGSTSTTITASSSSSIQMPVISQVSSSTQNCESSPGFLSPDSMYPLEASTSFKVHTGGALPLAEKTKMDNREGGSSPEVFEQEDRPMENIQARELASITIE, from the exons ATGGGAGTCAAAACCTTTACCCATTGCTCAACATCCCACAGCCAGGAGATGCTCGAAAAGCTCAACACTTTGCGTAACCAAGGTCACTTGTGTGATGTTACCATCAGGGTGCAAGATAAACACTTTCTGGCACATAAAGTGGTCCTGGCCTGCTGCAGTGAATTCTTCCGTTCAAAACTGGTGGGCCGGCCTGAGGAGGAGGACAAGTTTGTGTTGGACCTTCACCATGTGACAGTTAGTGGCTTTGCTCCTCTGCTGGAATACGCCTACACATCGACGCTCTCCATCAGCACAGAAAACATTATCGATGTCCTTGCAGCTGCGAGTTACATGCAGATGTTCACAGTAGCAAGTACGTGTTCAGAGTTCATGAAGTCAAGTATTTTATGGAGTCCAAATAACAACAGTAATGACACACTTGCAGAAAGTAAACCCCATGACTCAGCACCTGAGAATGCCTCTTCGAACTGTGCCCTGACACCACTGGGTGACAGCGTGTCTCCTGTGTCATCTGACTGTAGTGTAATGGAGAGAAATGTTCCAGTTTGCCGCGAATCACGCAGGAAACGGAAGAGTTTTGTAGCTATGGCTTCGCCTGAGAGTCCTCTCAAATGCACTTCACAGATGGTGAATACCTCTCCCCAGGTTTCCAATCCATCCCCCTCATTTACAGACAGTACAGCACAGCCTGTAGAGTCCTCCCTAGCCTTCCCGTGGACGTTCCCATTTGGGATTGATAGGAGATTCCACTCGGACAAATCAAAGCTTCCGCAGAGCTCCCGGTGCCAAGAGCAGGCAGCCACAGTTACTTCTGAGGTGGTGGTTGGTCGCCGACTCAGTGACTTTCTGACATGTGAAAACTCTAAGGCTGTGTCGCCACCTGGACCAGCGGAGGAAGAAGATGTTAGAGTGAAAGTGGAGCGCCTCAGTGATGAGGAAGTCCAAGAGTCATCCACCCATGCTGCCAGTGCCTCCCAGAGCTCACTCAACGATCAACAGACGGTGCCAGGAAGTGAACAAGTTCAGGAGGATCTCCTCATCAGTCCACAGTCATCATCCATAG GATCACTGGATGAGGGTGTCTCAGAGGGCTTGCCATCTCTTCAGAGCACCTCTAATGCTGGAGCACATGCAGAGGATGATGAAAG GTTAGAGGGTATTCAGTATCCGTACCACCTCTATATCGGCCCCTCAGCACGGCCCGGCACCAATGCCCCTGACAGGCCCTTTCAGTGTCCAACCTGTGGAGTTCGATTCACGCGCATTCAAAACCTGAAGCAGCACATGCTCATACATTCCG GCATTAAGCCTTTCCAGTGTGACCGCTGTGGGAAAAAGTTTACACGGGCCTACTCCCTAAAGATGCATCGGCTGAAGCACGAAGGTAAACGCTGTTTCCGGTGCCAGATTTGTAGTGCCACATTCACGTCCTTCGGTGAATATAAGCACCACATGAGGGTCTCCCGACACATAATCCGCAAGCCGCGGATTTATGAGTGCAAAACGTGTGGCGCCATGTTCACCAACTCTGGCAATTTAATTGTACACCTGAGGAGTCTGAACCATGAGGCATCCGAACTAACAAACTACTTCCAGAGCAG TGATTTCCTCGTGCCCGACTACCTGAGCCAGGTgcacgaggaggaggaggaggaggtgctgGGAGTCCAATATGAATTGGAAGGATCCCAACATCACCCTGTCTATGCGGGCAGCACTTCCACTACAATTACcgcctcatcctcctcctccatccagaTGCCTGTCATCTCCCAGGTCTCCTCCTCTACCCAGAATTGCGAGAGCTCACCTGGCTTCCTTTCACCTGATTCAATGTATCCACTGGAAGCCTCCACCTCCTTCAAGGTACATACTGGTGGCGCTCTTCCCCTGGCAGAGAAGACCAAGATGGACAACAGAGAAGGAGGCAGTTCGCCTGAGGTGTTTGAACAAGAAGATCGTCCGATGGAGAATATTCAGGCCAGGGAGTTGGCTTCCATCACCATTGAGTGA
- the zbtb44 gene encoding zinc finger and BTB domain-containing protein 44 isoform X2: MGVKTFTHCSTSHSQEMLEKLNTLRNQGHLCDVTIRVQDKHFLAHKVVLACCSEFFRSKLVGRPEEEDKFVLDLHHVTVSGFAPLLEYAYTSTLSISTENIIDVLAAASYMQMFTVASTCSEFMKSSILWSPNNNSNDTLAESKPHDSAPENASSNCALTPLGDSVSPVSSDCSVMERNVPVCRESRRKRKSFVAMASPESPLKCTSQMVNTSPQVSNPSPSFTDSTAQPVESSLAFPWTFPFGIDRRFHSDKSKLPQSSRCQEQAATVTSEVVVGRRLSDFLTCENSKAVSPPGPAEEEDVRVKVERLSDEEVQESSTHAASASQSSLNDQQTVPGSEQVQEDLLISPQSSSIGSLDEGVSEGLPSLQSTSNAGAHAEDDERLEGIQYPYHLYIGPSARPGTNAPDRPFQCPTCGVRFTRIQNLKQHMLIHSGIKPFQCDRCGKKFTRAYSLKMHRLKHEVISSCPTT, from the exons ATGGGAGTCAAAACCTTTACCCATTGCTCAACATCCCACAGCCAGGAGATGCTCGAAAAGCTCAACACTTTGCGTAACCAAGGTCACTTGTGTGATGTTACCATCAGGGTGCAAGATAAACACTTTCTGGCACATAAAGTGGTCCTGGCCTGCTGCAGTGAATTCTTCCGTTCAAAACTGGTGGGCCGGCCTGAGGAGGAGGACAAGTTTGTGTTGGACCTTCACCATGTGACAGTTAGTGGCTTTGCTCCTCTGCTGGAATACGCCTACACATCGACGCTCTCCATCAGCACAGAAAACATTATCGATGTCCTTGCAGCTGCGAGTTACATGCAGATGTTCACAGTAGCAAGTACGTGTTCAGAGTTCATGAAGTCAAGTATTTTATGGAGTCCAAATAACAACAGTAATGACACACTTGCAGAAAGTAAACCCCATGACTCAGCACCTGAGAATGCCTCTTCGAACTGTGCCCTGACACCACTGGGTGACAGCGTGTCTCCTGTGTCATCTGACTGTAGTGTAATGGAGAGAAATGTTCCAGTTTGCCGCGAATCACGCAGGAAACGGAAGAGTTTTGTAGCTATGGCTTCGCCTGAGAGTCCTCTCAAATGCACTTCACAGATGGTGAATACCTCTCCCCAGGTTTCCAATCCATCCCCCTCATTTACAGACAGTACAGCACAGCCTGTAGAGTCCTCCCTAGCCTTCCCGTGGACGTTCCCATTTGGGATTGATAGGAGATTCCACTCGGACAAATCAAAGCTTCCGCAGAGCTCCCGGTGCCAAGAGCAGGCAGCCACAGTTACTTCTGAGGTGGTGGTTGGTCGCCGACTCAGTGACTTTCTGACATGTGAAAACTCTAAGGCTGTGTCGCCACCTGGACCAGCGGAGGAAGAAGATGTTAGAGTGAAAGTGGAGCGCCTCAGTGATGAGGAAGTCCAAGAGTCATCCACCCATGCTGCCAGTGCCTCCCAGAGCTCACTCAACGATCAACAGACGGTGCCAGGAAGTGAACAAGTTCAGGAGGATCTCCTCATCAGTCCACAGTCATCATCCATAG GATCACTGGATGAGGGTGTCTCAGAGGGCTTGCCATCTCTTCAGAGCACCTCTAATGCTGGAGCACATGCAGAGGATGATGAAAG GTTAGAGGGTATTCAGTATCCGTACCACCTCTATATCGGCCCCTCAGCACGGCCCGGCACCAATGCCCCTGACAGGCCCTTTCAGTGTCCAACCTGTGGAGTTCGATTCACGCGCATTCAAAACCTGAAGCAGCACATGCTCATACATTCCG GCATTAAGCCTTTCCAGTGTGACCGCTGTGGGAAAAAGTTTACACGGGCCTACTCCCTAAAGATGCATCGGCTGAAGCACGAAG TGATTTCCTCGTGCCCGACTACCTGA